Proteins found in one Panthera tigris isolate Pti1 chromosome B3, P.tigris_Pti1_mat1.1, whole genome shotgun sequence genomic segment:
- the FAH gene encoding fumarylacetoacetase isoform X1, translating into MSFVPVAEDSDFPIQNLPYGVFSTPDNPRPRIGVAIGDQILDLSVIKHLFTGPVLSKHQDVFDQPALNSFMGLGQAAWREARESLRNLLSTSCARLRDDTDLRRRAFTAQASAAMHLPAAIGDYTDFYSSRQHATNVGIMFRGGENALMPNWLHLPVGYHGRASSVVVSGTPIRRPTGQMRPDDAKPPVFGPCKLLDMELEMAFFVGPGNSLGEPIPISRAHEHIFGMVLMNDWSARDIQKWEYVPLGPFLGKSFGTTISPWVVPMDALLPFAVPNPEQDPKPLPYLRHDRPYTFDINLSVTLKGEGMSQAATICRSNFKYMYWTMLQQLTHHSVNGCNLRPGDLLASGTISGPEPESFGSLLELSWRGTKAVDLGNGQTRKFLLDGDEVIITGHCQGDGYRVGFGQCAGKVLPALLPA; encoded by the exons ATGTCCTTCGTCCCTGTGGCCGAGGATTCTGACTTCCCCATCCAAAACCTGCCCTACGGCGTCTTTTCCACCCCAGACAAC CCGAGACCGAGGATCGGCGTGGCCATTGGCGACCAGATCCTGGACCTCAGCGTCATTAAGCACCTCTTCACCGGGCCTGTCCTCTCCAAACACCAGGATGTCTTTGATCAG CCGGCTCTCAATAGCTTCATGGGCCTCGGCCAGGCCGCCTGGAGGGAGGCGAGAGAGTCCTTGCGGAATCTGCTGTCCACCAGCTGTGCCAGGCTCCGAGACGACACGGACCTTCGGAGACG GGCGTTCACGGCCCAGGCTTCTGCTGCGATGCACCTGCCAGCCGCCATAG GTGACTACACGGACTTCTACTCCTCCCGCCAGCACGCCACCAACGTGGGGATCATGTTCCGGGGCGGCGAGAACGCGCTCATGCCAAACTG GCTGCACTTGCCAGTGGGTTACCACGGCCGTGCTTCCTCCGTCGTGGTATCAGGCACGCCGATCCGAAGGCCCACGGGGCAGATGAGACCCGACGACG CTAAGCCCCCCGTCTTTGGCCCCTGCAAGCTCCTGGATATGGAGCTGGAGATG GCTTTCTTCGTAGGCCCCGGGAACAGCTTGGGAGAGCCGATCCCCATCTCCAGGGCCCACGAGCACATTTTCGGGATGGTCCTCATGAACGACTGGAGCG CTCGAGACATCCAGAAGTGGGAGTACGTCCCCCTTGGGCCGTTCCTGGGGAAGAGTTTCGGCACGACCATCTCTCCGTGGGTGGTGCCCATGGACGCCCTCCTGCCCTTTGCCGTGCCCAACCCGGAGCAG GACCCCAAGCCCCTGCCGTATCTCCGCCACGACCGGCCCTACACGTTCGACATCAACCTGTCTGTCACCCTGAAAG GAGAAGGAATGAGCCAGGCAGCCACCATATGCAGGTCCAACTTTAAG TACATGTACTGGACGATGCTCCAGCAGCTGACCCACCACTCTGTCAATGGCTGCAACCTTCGGCCGGGGGACCTCTTGGCTTCTGGAACCATCAGCGGGCCG GAGCCCGAAAGCTTTGGCTCCTTGTTGGAGTTGTCCTGGAGGGGAACGAAGGCTGTCGACCTGGGGAACGGACAGACCAGGAAGTTTCTGCTGGACGGGGATGAAGTCATCATAACAG GGCACTGCCAGGGGGACGGGTACCGCGTCGGCTTTGGCCAGTGTGCCGGGAAAGTGCTGCCCGCTCTCCTGCCCGCGTGA
- the FAH gene encoding fumarylacetoacetase isoform X4, producing MSFVPVAEDSDFPIQNLPYGVFSTPDNPRPRIGVAIGDQILDLSVIKHLFTGPVLSKHQDVFDQPALNSFMGLGQAAWREARESLRNLLSTSCARLRDDTDLRRRAFTAQASAAMHLPAAIGDYTDFYSSRQHATNVGIMFRGGENALMPNWLHLPVGYHGRASSVVVSGTPIRRPTGQMRPDDAKPPVFGPCKLLDMELEMAFFVGPGNSLGEPIPISRAHEHIFGMVLMNDWSARDIQKWEYVPLGPFLGKSFGTTISPWVVPMDALLPFAVPNPEQDPKPLPYLRHDRPYTFDINLSVTLKGEGMSQAATICRSNFKYMYWTMLQQLTHHSVNGCNLRPGDLLASGTISGPEPESFGSLLELSWRGTKAVDLGNGQTRKFLLDGDEVIITDTTV from the exons ATGTCCTTCGTCCCTGTGGCCGAGGATTCTGACTTCCCCATCCAAAACCTGCCCTACGGCGTCTTTTCCACCCCAGACAAC CCGAGACCGAGGATCGGCGTGGCCATTGGCGACCAGATCCTGGACCTCAGCGTCATTAAGCACCTCTTCACCGGGCCTGTCCTCTCCAAACACCAGGATGTCTTTGATCAG CCGGCTCTCAATAGCTTCATGGGCCTCGGCCAGGCCGCCTGGAGGGAGGCGAGAGAGTCCTTGCGGAATCTGCTGTCCACCAGCTGTGCCAGGCTCCGAGACGACACGGACCTTCGGAGACG GGCGTTCACGGCCCAGGCTTCTGCTGCGATGCACCTGCCAGCCGCCATAG GTGACTACACGGACTTCTACTCCTCCCGCCAGCACGCCACCAACGTGGGGATCATGTTCCGGGGCGGCGAGAACGCGCTCATGCCAAACTG GCTGCACTTGCCAGTGGGTTACCACGGCCGTGCTTCCTCCGTCGTGGTATCAGGCACGCCGATCCGAAGGCCCACGGGGCAGATGAGACCCGACGACG CTAAGCCCCCCGTCTTTGGCCCCTGCAAGCTCCTGGATATGGAGCTGGAGATG GCTTTCTTCGTAGGCCCCGGGAACAGCTTGGGAGAGCCGATCCCCATCTCCAGGGCCCACGAGCACATTTTCGGGATGGTCCTCATGAACGACTGGAGCG CTCGAGACATCCAGAAGTGGGAGTACGTCCCCCTTGGGCCGTTCCTGGGGAAGAGTTTCGGCACGACCATCTCTCCGTGGGTGGTGCCCATGGACGCCCTCCTGCCCTTTGCCGTGCCCAACCCGGAGCAG GACCCCAAGCCCCTGCCGTATCTCCGCCACGACCGGCCCTACACGTTCGACATCAACCTGTCTGTCACCCTGAAAG GAGAAGGAATGAGCCAGGCAGCCACCATATGCAGGTCCAACTTTAAG TACATGTACTGGACGATGCTCCAGCAGCTGACCCACCACTCTGTCAATGGCTGCAACCTTCGGCCGGGGGACCTCTTGGCTTCTGGAACCATCAGCGGGCCG GAGCCCGAAAGCTTTGGCTCCTTGTTGGAGTTGTCCTGGAGGGGAACGAAGGCTGTCGACCTGGGGAACGGACAGACCAGGAAGTTTCTGCTGGACGGGGATGAAGTCATCATAACAG
- the FAH gene encoding fumarylacetoacetase isoform X2 yields MSFVPVAEDSDFPIQNLPYGVFSTPDNPRPRIGVAIGDQILDLSVIKHLFTGPVLSKHQDVFDQPALNSFMGLGQAAWREARESLRNLLSTSCARLRDDTDLRRRAFTAQASAAMHLPAAIGDYTDFYSSRQHATNVGIMFRGGENALMPNWLHLPVGYHGRASSVVVSGTPIRRPTGQMRPDDAKPPVFGPCKLLDMELEMAFFVGPGNSLGEPIPISRAHEHIFGMVLMNDWSARDIQKWEYVPLGPFLGKSFGTTISPWVVPMDALLPFAVPNPEQDPKPLPYLRHDRPYTFDINLSVTLKGEGMSQAATICRSNFKYMYWTMLQQLTHHSVNGCNLRPGDLLASGTISGPEPESFGSLLELSWRGTKAVDLGNGQTRKFLLDGDEVIITDVGLPRAELLAVAAGRFSST; encoded by the exons ATGTCCTTCGTCCCTGTGGCCGAGGATTCTGACTTCCCCATCCAAAACCTGCCCTACGGCGTCTTTTCCACCCCAGACAAC CCGAGACCGAGGATCGGCGTGGCCATTGGCGACCAGATCCTGGACCTCAGCGTCATTAAGCACCTCTTCACCGGGCCTGTCCTCTCCAAACACCAGGATGTCTTTGATCAG CCGGCTCTCAATAGCTTCATGGGCCTCGGCCAGGCCGCCTGGAGGGAGGCGAGAGAGTCCTTGCGGAATCTGCTGTCCACCAGCTGTGCCAGGCTCCGAGACGACACGGACCTTCGGAGACG GGCGTTCACGGCCCAGGCTTCTGCTGCGATGCACCTGCCAGCCGCCATAG GTGACTACACGGACTTCTACTCCTCCCGCCAGCACGCCACCAACGTGGGGATCATGTTCCGGGGCGGCGAGAACGCGCTCATGCCAAACTG GCTGCACTTGCCAGTGGGTTACCACGGCCGTGCTTCCTCCGTCGTGGTATCAGGCACGCCGATCCGAAGGCCCACGGGGCAGATGAGACCCGACGACG CTAAGCCCCCCGTCTTTGGCCCCTGCAAGCTCCTGGATATGGAGCTGGAGATG GCTTTCTTCGTAGGCCCCGGGAACAGCTTGGGAGAGCCGATCCCCATCTCCAGGGCCCACGAGCACATTTTCGGGATGGTCCTCATGAACGACTGGAGCG CTCGAGACATCCAGAAGTGGGAGTACGTCCCCCTTGGGCCGTTCCTGGGGAAGAGTTTCGGCACGACCATCTCTCCGTGGGTGGTGCCCATGGACGCCCTCCTGCCCTTTGCCGTGCCCAACCCGGAGCAG GACCCCAAGCCCCTGCCGTATCTCCGCCACGACCGGCCCTACACGTTCGACATCAACCTGTCTGTCACCCTGAAAG GAGAAGGAATGAGCCAGGCAGCCACCATATGCAGGTCCAACTTTAAG TACATGTACTGGACGATGCTCCAGCAGCTGACCCACCACTCTGTCAATGGCTGCAACCTTCGGCCGGGGGACCTCTTGGCTTCTGGAACCATCAGCGGGCCG GAGCCCGAAAGCTTTGGCTCCTTGTTGGAGTTGTCCTGGAGGGGAACGAAGGCTGTCGACCTGGGGAACGGACAGACCAGGAAGTTTCTGCTGGACGGGGATGAAGTCATCATAACAG
- the FAH gene encoding fumarylacetoacetase isoform X3, translating to MSFVPVAEDSDFPIQNLPYGVFSTPDNPRPRIGVAIGDQILDLSVIKHLFTGPVLSKHQDVFDQPALNSFMGLGQAAWREARESLRNLLSTSCARLRDDTDLRRRAFTAQASAAMHLPAAIGDYTDFYSSRQHATNVGIMFRGGENALMPNWLHLPVGYHGRASSVVVSGTPIRRPTGQMRPDDAKPPVFGPCKLLDMELEMAFFVGPGNSLGEPIPISRAHEHIFGMVLMNDWSARDIQKWEYVPLGPFLGKSFGTTISPWVVPMDALLPFAVPNPEQDPKPLPYLRHDRPYTFDINLSVTLKGEGMSQAATICRSNFKYMYWTMLQQLTHHSVNGCNLRPGDLLASGTISGPEPESFGSLLELSWRGTKAVDLGNGQTRKFLLDGDEVIITEPRWAPFKTQR from the exons ATGTCCTTCGTCCCTGTGGCCGAGGATTCTGACTTCCCCATCCAAAACCTGCCCTACGGCGTCTTTTCCACCCCAGACAAC CCGAGACCGAGGATCGGCGTGGCCATTGGCGACCAGATCCTGGACCTCAGCGTCATTAAGCACCTCTTCACCGGGCCTGTCCTCTCCAAACACCAGGATGTCTTTGATCAG CCGGCTCTCAATAGCTTCATGGGCCTCGGCCAGGCCGCCTGGAGGGAGGCGAGAGAGTCCTTGCGGAATCTGCTGTCCACCAGCTGTGCCAGGCTCCGAGACGACACGGACCTTCGGAGACG GGCGTTCACGGCCCAGGCTTCTGCTGCGATGCACCTGCCAGCCGCCATAG GTGACTACACGGACTTCTACTCCTCCCGCCAGCACGCCACCAACGTGGGGATCATGTTCCGGGGCGGCGAGAACGCGCTCATGCCAAACTG GCTGCACTTGCCAGTGGGTTACCACGGCCGTGCTTCCTCCGTCGTGGTATCAGGCACGCCGATCCGAAGGCCCACGGGGCAGATGAGACCCGACGACG CTAAGCCCCCCGTCTTTGGCCCCTGCAAGCTCCTGGATATGGAGCTGGAGATG GCTTTCTTCGTAGGCCCCGGGAACAGCTTGGGAGAGCCGATCCCCATCTCCAGGGCCCACGAGCACATTTTCGGGATGGTCCTCATGAACGACTGGAGCG CTCGAGACATCCAGAAGTGGGAGTACGTCCCCCTTGGGCCGTTCCTGGGGAAGAGTTTCGGCACGACCATCTCTCCGTGGGTGGTGCCCATGGACGCCCTCCTGCCCTTTGCCGTGCCCAACCCGGAGCAG GACCCCAAGCCCCTGCCGTATCTCCGCCACGACCGGCCCTACACGTTCGACATCAACCTGTCTGTCACCCTGAAAG GAGAAGGAATGAGCCAGGCAGCCACCATATGCAGGTCCAACTTTAAG TACATGTACTGGACGATGCTCCAGCAGCTGACCCACCACTCTGTCAATGGCTGCAACCTTCGGCCGGGGGACCTCTTGGCTTCTGGAACCATCAGCGGGCCG GAGCCCGAAAGCTTTGGCTCCTTGTTGGAGTTGTCCTGGAGGGGAACGAAGGCTGTCGACCTGGGGAACGGACAGACCAGGAAGTTTCTGCTGGACGGGGATGAAGTCATCATAACAG AGCCACGCTGGGCTCCCTTCAAGACACAGCGGTAA